The Nitrospirota bacterium sequence TTCGATGTAGCACTTGGAGCCCTTGTAGGTATATTTGTAGGTTATGTTATAACAACTGCTTACGATATATTGAAGAAAAGCAGAGAAAAGACAGATATTCAAAACCAAACAGAAACCAAAGAACAGGGTAAAGATGGAGAACAGAAGGTATAAATTTTTATTTATTCTGATTATGTTAGCGGTCACCCTGCTACGCATACTTTACATAAAATACGGTCCACTTGACCTCTCAACCGAAGAAGCACAGTACTGGGAATGGTCAAGGAGGCTTGACCTCAGTTATTACAGCAAGGGTCCTATGGTTGCGTATATCATTTACATTCTCACAAAGATCGGTGGAAACACAGAACTTGCTGTGAGAACAGGTGCTGTGGTCATTTCTATCCTGATATCTATCCTGTTATATATATTCACAAAGGATATATTCAAAAGCGAGAGGGCAGCTTTTTTTGCAGGGGTTGTGCCACAGGTTACACCGCTATTTGCAGCGGGCTCAATCCTTATGACTATAGACCCTCCATTTATACTCTTCTGGGGTCTTTCAATATATTTTTTAAGAAAAGCGGTTACGGAGAGGGAAAATATATTCTGGTATCTTACCGGTATTGCAATTGGTTTCGGTCTTCTCTCAAAATATACGATGGCAATGTTTTATCCTTTAGTTTTTTTATTCCTTCTTCTTTCAAAAAAAGACAGGCATTGGCTTATCCGAAAAGAACCATATTTAGCCTTCATAATCAGCATCATCATATTCAGTCCTGTCATCATCTGGAATATCCAGCATGACTGGGTCACAGTGAAGCATGTAATAGGACAGGCGAATGTACCTGCAGGATTTCGCGCCTCCTCAAAGTGGTTTATAGAATTTATTGTCTCACAGGTAGGTATCATTACACCCCTGGTCTTTGCAGGAATTCTCTATGCGATGATTAAAAGCGGACAACTCGCATTGAAGAACCCCAGAGACCATCTGTTACTCTTTCTTACATCTGCACCTGTAATAATCTTCTTTGCCCTTAAGAGTCTTCAGGGAAAGGTTCAGGCAAACTGGCCTGCCCATGCTTATTTTACTGCCTTTGTCTCTGTATCAGGAATATTTGAAGGTCTATATCTAAAAAAACGTGGTATCAGGATATTTGTTATCTCTGCAATCTTTATCGGAATTATCCTTACTGGATTTGCACATTACCCTCAGATCTCAAGCCTTTTCGGTATAGAATTAAAGCCAAAGATGAATCCAACAAATCGGCTCATTGGATGGGAAGAAGTCGGACATAGAACAGGCACTATCTATAGAGAGATGAGTGAACGGAACCATACATTTATATTCAGTGATAGTTATCATGTTGCAGGTGAACTTGCTTTCTATGTCCCGGAGAATCCAGTAACCTATAATGTCAACCTCGGTAGAAGGATGAACCAGTACGACCTGTGGGAAGGGTTTAACAACTTCATCAAGAGTGATGCAATCTTTGTAAAGATGGGTGGTGATGATTTCCCTGATGCCCTAAAAGTTGCATTCTCCAGATACGAAAAAGAACCGTTCTATATCTATAGAAGTGGAAAGCAGGTAAGGGAATTCTCTATATTCAGGTGCTATGATTTTAAGGGGTTAAAGATTCCGATCGAAAAGTTGAAATATTAAAAATTTCTTGCAAGAAAGGAATTATTGCATTATAGTTAGCATAGAGGAAATATAGTGGGTGATCAAAGGATATACCTCAGACTTGGAGACAGCGTGCAACACCTGAGATACCCCGAATGGGGTATAGGGAGGGTAGTTGAGGAAAGACACTCTACACTTTCAGGTGGTTTCTGTTTTGTAAGGGTAGTTTTTCAGGATGGTATCGAACGGTCATTCATAAATGACCTTGACAACAATAACTGCTGTTATTATGCTGGGGTAAGGCTTAATGGTTACATCACGCTGTAATTCTTCTTTATAAATGTAATCTCTTCATTCCTGCTTGTTAGGACACCATCCAACCGTCCTTCTAAAAGCCTTTTCTGTATCTCTTTGTATACTGGTCCAGGCTTGATTCCAAGTTTTTCAATATCCTTTCCTGTCAGAGATATCTTAACCTTCCTTAATTCTGTTAGATAGATAGATATATACCGTTTTGAATGTTCATCCTTAGCCTTTGCCATCATAAAAAGAAGAATCTCAAGGGAGAGCAAATTCAATAGTTCATATATTCTACTTGGTTTAAGTCTTTTATTCTTTGAAAGTTCGTTAAGTATCAATAAATATTGTTTTCTTCCATAATATACTTTTTCTTTTATACTGTCAGGCACACTCAAACGGTTGCAGAGTTCTATTACCTCTCTATCAGTAAGACCATCGATTAACCCCATAAAGTATATGAGCCACTTTTCAAGCGGAGATTCGAGATAAAGAAGCTTATACCACGAGAGCGTCTCATTTATAGATTCAAAGAGTCTGTGGAGTTCCCTCGTAAACCTGAGTGAGAGATGTATAAATTGTAACAGATTGAAATCATCCATCTTTTTTACTGCCTTAAGTGGCTCGACCTCAGAGAAAATCAACACAAGTTCACCATAAAGTCTTGGTCCTGAGAGTTTATCAAAGAGGTTCATATTCACAGCTATCTTTATCAAGTTGGCAGTATGCTTACTTATCTTGAAGTTAAATCTCTGCTCAAATCTGATTGCCCTGAAAGCCCTCGTTGGGTCTTCAATAAAACTGAGATTGTGCAGTATTCTTATAACCCTATCTTTTATATCCCTCTGTCCACCAAAAAAGTCTATAAGATTTCCATAGTCCCTTAAGTTCAGTTTGATCGCAAGTGTATTGATTGTAAAGTCTCTTCTGTAAAGGTCTTTCTTTATAGAACTTGTCTCAACCCGCGGGAGGGCAGCTGGTGAATCATAGTACTCAGTTCTTGCGGTGGCTATATCGAGTTTAAATCCATCCATGAGCATCACAACAGCAGTTCCAAATTTCTGATGACTTTTAACAGTCGCCTGCATCTTAGAGGCGATATTATTGGCAAAAGCAATCCCATCACC is a genomic window containing:
- a CDS encoding glycosyltransferase family 39 protein — encoded protein: MENRRYKFLFILIMLAVTLLRILYIKYGPLDLSTEEAQYWEWSRRLDLSYYSKGPMVAYIIYILTKIGGNTELAVRTGAVVISILISILLYIFTKDIFKSERAAFFAGVVPQVTPLFAAGSILMTIDPPFILFWGLSIYFLRKAVTERENIFWYLTGIAIGFGLLSKYTMAMFYPLVFLFLLLSKKDRHWLIRKEPYLAFIISIIIFSPVIIWNIQHDWVTVKHVIGQANVPAGFRASSKWFIEFIVSQVGIITPLVFAGILYAMIKSGQLALKNPRDHLLLFLTSAPVIIFFALKSLQGKVQANWPAHAYFTAFVSVSGIFEGLYLKKRGIRIFVISAIFIGIILTGFAHYPQISSLFGIELKPKMNPTNRLIGWEEVGHRTGTIYREMSERNHTFIFSDSYHVAGELAFYVPENPVTYNVNLGRRMNQYDLWEGFNNFIKSDAIFVKMGGDDFPDALKVAFSRYEKEPFYIYRSGKQVREFSIFRCYDFKGLKIPIEKLKY
- a CDS encoding DUF3553 domain-containing protein, which gives rise to MGDQRIYLRLGDSVQHLRYPEWGIGRVVEERHSTLSGGFCFVRVVFQDGIERSFINDLDNNNCCYYAGVRLNGYITL